A genome region from Prionailurus viverrinus isolate Anna chromosome A3, UM_Priviv_1.0, whole genome shotgun sequence includes the following:
- the DQX1 gene encoding ATP-dependent RNA helicase DQX1 isoform X5, with product MASRLLRLAEESGPSPRESELAVNPFDGLPFSSRYYELLEQRRALPIWAARFIFMEQLESSPSGVVLVSGEPGSGKSTQIPQWCAEFALARGFQEGQVTVTQPHPLAALSLALRVADEMDLTLGHEVGYSIPQEDCTGPDTLLRFCWDRLLLQEVASTRGTGAWGVLVLDEAQERSVASDLLQGLLRNASLGNLPGDSRVVVVTDPALEPKLQAFWGNPPIVRVPRGPGACPTPVYRDTVPTDRVEAACQAVIELCTNETPGDVLVYLPSEEEILLCCESLSREVGPLALRGPPPRVLPLHPGHGPAVQAAYEDIDLGARKVVVTHCLADFSFSLPSIRHVIDSGLELRSVYNPQIRAESQVLRPISKCQAEARRLRARGVLPGKSLCPSEIKHEKSPHTNSEKSTVAFCPKSFLPSGSCLCLYPKSFLELEAPPLPSPRVCEENLSPLVLLLKRRQIAEPGECHFLDRPAPEALMQALEDLDYLAALDDDGNLSDLGVILSEFPLPPELAKALLASCEFDCVDEMLTLAAMLTAAPGFTQPPHCAEEAALRRALEHTDGDHSSLIQVYEAFIQSGADKAWCQARGLNWAALCQARKLRGGPRHRWDWKLPAPNT from the exons ATGGCCTCTCGGCTTCTTAGGCTGGCAGAAGAGTCTGGCCCAAGCCCCAGGGAGTCTGAATTGGCTGTGAACCCCTTTGACGGGCTCCCATTCTCTTCCCGCTACTACGAGCTTCTTGAGCAGCGCCGGGCCTTACCCATCTGGGCTGCTCGCTTTATCTTCATGGAGCAATTGGAGAGTAGCCCCTCAGGAGTGGTGTTGGTGTCTGGAGAGCCTGGCTCTGGCAAGAGCACCCAG ATCCCTCAATGGTGCGCAGAGTTTGCATTGGCCAGGGGTTTCCAGGAAGGCCAAGTAACTGTCACTCAGCCCCACCCTCTGGCAGCCCTGAGCCTGGCCCTGCGGGTTGCCGATGAGATGGACCTAACCCTGGGTCATGAGGTTGGATACAGCATTCCCCAGGAAGACTGCACTGGGCCGGACACCCTGCTCAG GTTTTGCTGGGACAGGCTGCTTCTACAGGAGGTGGCCTCAACCCGGGGCACAGGAGCCTGGGGCGTGCTGGTGCTGGATGAGGCTCAGGAGCGGTCAGTGGCCTCGGATTTGCTCCAGGGGCTACTGCGAAATGCCAGCCTGGGAAACCTTCCAGGGGACTCAAGAGTGGTTGTGGTTACTGACCCTGCCCTTGAACCTAAGCTCCAAGCCTTCTGGGGCAATCCTCCTATTGTGCGTGTACCCAGAGGGCCTGGTGCGTGTCCCACTCCTGTATACAGGGACACTGTCCCTACTGATCGAGTGGAAGCTGCCTGCCAAGCTGTGATTGAATTGTGTACAAACGAGACTCCAGGAGATGTGCTAGTATACCTGCCCAGTGAGGAG GAAATTTTGCTGTGCTGTGAATCCTTGTCCAGGGAGGTGGGGCCCTTGGCTCTCAGAGGGCCTCCACCACGAGTGCTGCCCCTTCACCCAGGACATGGCCCAGCTGTTCAGGCTGCATACGAGGACATAGACTTGGGTGCCAGAAAGGTCGTGGTCACTCACTGCCTGGCTgacttctccttctccctcccttccatccgaCATGTCATTGACTCAGGACTGGAGCTTCgaagt GTGTACAATCCTCAGATCCGAGCAGAATCCCAAGTGTTGAGACCAATCAGCAAATGTCAGGCAGAGGCAAGAAGACTCCGGGCAAGAGGGGTCCTACCAGGTAAGAGCCTTTGCCCTTCTGAGATCAAACATGAAAAGTCACCACACACAAACTCTGAGAAATCTACGGTGGCCTTCTGTCCcaaatcttttctcccctcaggatCCTGCCTCTGCCTGTACCCTAAGTCCTTCCTAGAACTAGAGGCGCCCCCACTGCCCTCACCCAGGGTATGTGAGGAGAATCTGAGCCCCCTAGTGTTACTACTAAAGAGGAGACAGATTGCAGAGCCAGGGGAGTGTCACTTCCTGGACCGGCCTG CTCCAGAAGCACTGATGCAAGCCCTAGAAGACTTAGACTATCTGGCAGCTCTGGATGATGATGGGAACCTGTCAGACCTGGGAGTCATCCTATCAGAGTTCCCCCTGCCCCCTGAGCTGGCCAAAGCCCTGCTGGCCTCCTGCGAGTTTGACTGTGTGGATGAGATGCTCACCCTGGCCGCCATGCTCACTG CTGCCCCTGGGTTCACCCAGCCTCCACACTGTGCAGAAGAAGCTGCCTTGCGCCGAGCCCTGGAACACACAGATGGTGATCACAGTTCTTTGATCCAGGTGTACGAAGCCTTTATACAGA GTGGAGCAGACAAAGCTTGGTGTCAGGCTCGGGGGCTAAACTGGGCAGCATTGTGCCAAGCCCGGAAACTTCGAG GTGGCCCGAGACACAGATGGGACTGGAAATTACCTGCTCCTAACACATAA